A stretch of Lutra lutra chromosome 9, mLutLut1.2, whole genome shotgun sequence DNA encodes these proteins:
- the LOC125109757 gene encoding peptidyl-prolyl cis-trans isomerase FKBP3-like, translated as MGPRNRRVTVDVSHPSCQHTRTSERSNLNVAQTANKDHLVIAYNHLFESKHFKGMESISKVSKQVKNMKLNEDKPKETKSEETLDEGPTKYIKSVLKKGDKTNFPKKGDVVHCWYIGTLQDGTVFDTNIQTSSKKKKNAKPLSFKVGIGKVIRGWDEALLTMSKGEKARLEIEPEWAYGKEGQPDAKIPPNAKLIFEVEFVDID; from the coding sequence AGTGACAGTAGACGTCAGCCACCCTAGTTGCCAGCACACAAGGACATCTGAAAGAAGTAACCTGAATGTGGCCCAGACAGCTAACAAGGACCATTTGGTTATAGCCTACAACCATCTTTTTGAAAGTAAGCATTTCAAGGGTATGGAAAGTATAAGTAAAGTGTCTAAGCAGGTGAAAAACATGAAGCTTAATgaagataaacccaaagaaaccaAGTCTGAAGAGACTCTGGATGAGGGtccaacaaaatatataaaatctgttcttaaaaaaggagataaaaccaACTTTCCCAAAAAGGGTGATGTTGTTCACTGCTGGTATATAGGAACACTACAGGATGGGACTGTTTTTGATACTAATATTCAAACAagttcaaagaagaagaaaaatgccaaGCCTTTAAGTTTTAAGGTTGGAATAGGCAAAGTTATCAGAGGATGGGATGAAGCACTCTTAACTATGAGTAAAGGAGAAAAGGCTCGACTAGAGATTGAACCAGAATGGGCTTATGGAAAGGAAGGACAGCCTGATGCCAAAATTCCACCAAATGCAAAACTCATTTTTGAAGTAGAATTCGTGGATATTGACTGA